From Sardina pilchardus chromosome 9, fSarPil1.1, whole genome shotgun sequence, a single genomic window includes:
- the tatdn2 gene encoding putative deoxyribonuclease TATDN2 isoform X1, which yields MSMMNPSKKKGKLLKFGWLRTAGGASPRKMKKSNGGIPQPTQWGEEGKDSTEAPGSLGRVANLRLTSPTGALSAQTVQSQSSDAATQSTESTPKPHRHFNRARKLFHKLQKGKSSSEVESKETGSTQAEKSEINAINTPRRRNKRKASTLRKHSSPASPDMPPLELDPSATAFGGHHSANKPAESLSRDPGPSSLVFIDTEEVEVKPGNRKKAEIRGGRDSPDWSDADDQVEIRALSQDESSEPWPARRETATTTTKKEPNVCDRGSTYQDHSFITPTGFSMYRATVLPKHTWFGDDGTASTIPPNQSWIGKSGSPSTISPNQYWVGDSGSSSRISPNQYWVGDSGSSSTISPNQSWYGNSSASSRVSPNQSLLGSSGSPVSNGSTHLSPSLMPWWSYWEQHPNICAPFSPDPFALRSATPSPQSSQVKSSSHSSLSDFVGNSQPPAWQVSPTCSSDHAQTRKTEPLGFIDSHCHLDMLYGKLGFRGTFQSFRTRYSSSFPADFRGCVANFCNPRLTELEGLWEGFLGEELVWGAFGCHPHFAKDYCAKHEEIILRAMRHPKAIAFGEIGLDYSHKNNTQYSKQKEVFERQLRLAVSMGKPLVIHCRDADDHLMEIMKKCVPPDYKIHRHCFTNKFSVIEPFLTEFPNLCVGFTGLVTYTRAAEVRDSVRRIPLDRILMETDSPYFLPRQVSKSVCGFAHPGMGKHVLQEVSMLKGKPLSTVLQAVRQNTIKIYGM from the exons AGCATGATGAACCCAAGTAAGAAGAAAGGGAAACTTCTGAAGTTTGGTTGGCTTCGCACAGCTGGTGGTGCCTCCCCtcgaaaaatgaaaaaaagtaaTGGGGGCATTCCCCAGCCTACCCAGTGGGGAGAAGAGGGCAAAGACAGCACAGAGGCGCCGGGCAGTCTGGGGAGAGTTGCCAACTTAAGGCTGACCAGCCCAACAGGAGCCCTCAGTGCTCAAACAGTTCAATCTCAAAGTAGTGACGCGGCCACACAATCTACAGAGAGCACCCCGAAACCCCATCGGCATTTCAACAGGGCCAGGAAGCTGTTTCATAAGCTTCAGAAAGGCAAAAGTTCCTCCGAG GTGGAGTCAAAAGAGACCGGCTCAACCCAAGCCGAAAAGTCAGAAATCAATGCAATCAACACTCCCAGGAGAAGGAACAAGAGGAAAGCATCTACTCTAAGGAAGCACTCATCACCAGCTTCGCCAGATATGCCCCCTCTGGAGCTGGACCCTAGTGCAACAGCCTTTGGGGGTCACCATTCAGCCAACAAGCCAGCAGAGTCTCTCAGCCGCGACCCAGGGCCCTCCTCTCTGGTGTTTATTGACACAGAGGAAGTAGAGGTCAAACCAGGAAACCGTAAAaag GCTGAGATCCGTGGTGGTCGCGACTCCCCTGACTGGTCAGATGCGGACGACCAGGTCGAGATTCGGGCTCTGTCGCAGGATGAGAGCTCCGAGCCGTGGCCTGCGAGAAGAGAGACGGCGACAACGACGACAAAGAAAGAACCAAACGTTTGTGACCGAGGATCTACCTACCAGGATCACAGCTTCATCACACCAACCGGTTTTTCAATGTATCGTGCAACAGTGTTACCCAAGCATACCTGGTTTGGAGACGACGGAACTGCTTCGACAATACCACCCAACCAGTCCTGGATCGGAAAAAGTGGAAGCCCTTCGACAATATCACCCAACCAATACTGGGTCGGAGACAGTGGAAGCTCTTCAAGAATATCACCCAACCAGTACTGGGTCGGAGACAGTGGAAGCTCTTCAACGATATCACCCAACCAATCCTGGTACGGGAACAGCAGTGCCTCCTCGAGAGTGTCGCCCAACCAGTCCTTGCTTGGGAGCAGCGGCAGTCCTGTCAGCAATGGATCCACTCACCTGAGCCCCTCTCTGATGCCGTGGTGGAGCTACTGGGAGCAGCACCCCAATATCTGCGCCCCTTTCTCCCCAGATCCGTTTGCTCTACGCTCGGCCACCCCTTCGCCACAGTCGTCTCAAGTCAAATCGTCCAGTCACTCCTCTTTAAGTGACTTCGTTGGCAACAGTCAGCCACCTGCATGGCAGGTGTCCCCTACCTGTTCAAGTGACCATGCCCAGACAAGGAAGACGGAGCCCCTGGGTTTCATTGATAGCCACTGCCACCTGGACATGCTGTACGGGAAGCTGGGCTTCCGTGGGACATTCCAGAGCTTCCGGACTCGGTACAGCAGCAGCTTCCCGGCGGATTTCCGCGGCTGCGTGGCAAACTTCTGTAACCCGCGCCTGACGGAGCTGGAGGGTTTATGGGAGGGTTTTCTGGGTGAGGAGCTGGTGTGGGGCGCGTTTGGATGCCACCCCCACTTCGCCAAGGACTACTGTGCCAAGCACGAGGAGATCATCCTGAGAGCTATGCGCCACCCTAAGGCAATAGCATTCGGAGAGATCGGCCTGGACTActctcacaaaaacaacacacagtaTAGCAAGCAGAAAGAG gTGTTCGAGAGGCAACTTCGGTTAGCTGTGTCCATGGGCAAGCCTCTGGTGATTCACTGTAGAGATGCAGATGACCATCTTATGGAGATCATGAAAAAGTGTGTCCCTCCAGACTACAAAATACACAG gcaTTGCTTCACTAACAAATTCTCTGTGATTGAGCCATTTCTAACGGAGTTCCCAAACCTGTGCGTTGGCTTTACGGGACTGGTAACGTATACGAGGGCTGCGGAGGTTAGGGACTCTGTGAGAAGAATCCCTCTGGATCGCATTCTGATGGAGACGGATAGCCCTTACTTCTTGCCacgacag gtgagcaagagtgtgtgtggctttgccCACCCTGGGATGGGTAAACACGTCTTGCAAGAGGTTAGCATGTTGAAGGGGAAGccactctccactgtcctgcAAGCAGTTCGTCAAAACACCATAAAAATCTACGGTATGTGA
- the tatdn2 gene encoding putative deoxyribonuclease TATDN2 isoform X2, whose translation MMNPSKKKGKLLKFGWLRTAGGASPRKMKKSNGGIPQPTQWGEEGKDSTEAPGSLGRVANLRLTSPTGALSAQTVQSQSSDAATQSTESTPKPHRHFNRARKLFHKLQKGKSSSEVESKETGSTQAEKSEINAINTPRRRNKRKASTLRKHSSPASPDMPPLELDPSATAFGGHHSANKPAESLSRDPGPSSLVFIDTEEVEVKPGNRKKAEIRGGRDSPDWSDADDQVEIRALSQDESSEPWPARRETATTTTKKEPNVCDRGSTYQDHSFITPTGFSMYRATVLPKHTWFGDDGTASTIPPNQSWIGKSGSPSTISPNQYWVGDSGSSSRISPNQYWVGDSGSSSTISPNQSWYGNSSASSRVSPNQSLLGSSGSPVSNGSTHLSPSLMPWWSYWEQHPNICAPFSPDPFALRSATPSPQSSQVKSSSHSSLSDFVGNSQPPAWQVSPTCSSDHAQTRKTEPLGFIDSHCHLDMLYGKLGFRGTFQSFRTRYSSSFPADFRGCVANFCNPRLTELEGLWEGFLGEELVWGAFGCHPHFAKDYCAKHEEIILRAMRHPKAIAFGEIGLDYSHKNNTQYSKQKEVFERQLRLAVSMGKPLVIHCRDADDHLMEIMKKCVPPDYKIHRHCFTNKFSVIEPFLTEFPNLCVGFTGLVTYTRAAEVRDSVRRIPLDRILMETDSPYFLPRQVSKSVCGFAHPGMGKHVLQEVSMLKGKPLSTVLQAVRQNTIKIYGM comes from the exons ATGATGAACCCAAGTAAGAAGAAAGGGAAACTTCTGAAGTTTGGTTGGCTTCGCACAGCTGGTGGTGCCTCCCCtcgaaaaatgaaaaaaagtaaTGGGGGCATTCCCCAGCCTACCCAGTGGGGAGAAGAGGGCAAAGACAGCACAGAGGCGCCGGGCAGTCTGGGGAGAGTTGCCAACTTAAGGCTGACCAGCCCAACAGGAGCCCTCAGTGCTCAAACAGTTCAATCTCAAAGTAGTGACGCGGCCACACAATCTACAGAGAGCACCCCGAAACCCCATCGGCATTTCAACAGGGCCAGGAAGCTGTTTCATAAGCTTCAGAAAGGCAAAAGTTCCTCCGAG GTGGAGTCAAAAGAGACCGGCTCAACCCAAGCCGAAAAGTCAGAAATCAATGCAATCAACACTCCCAGGAGAAGGAACAAGAGGAAAGCATCTACTCTAAGGAAGCACTCATCACCAGCTTCGCCAGATATGCCCCCTCTGGAGCTGGACCCTAGTGCAACAGCCTTTGGGGGTCACCATTCAGCCAACAAGCCAGCAGAGTCTCTCAGCCGCGACCCAGGGCCCTCCTCTCTGGTGTTTATTGACACAGAGGAAGTAGAGGTCAAACCAGGAAACCGTAAAaag GCTGAGATCCGTGGTGGTCGCGACTCCCCTGACTGGTCAGATGCGGACGACCAGGTCGAGATTCGGGCTCTGTCGCAGGATGAGAGCTCCGAGCCGTGGCCTGCGAGAAGAGAGACGGCGACAACGACGACAAAGAAAGAACCAAACGTTTGTGACCGAGGATCTACCTACCAGGATCACAGCTTCATCACACCAACCGGTTTTTCAATGTATCGTGCAACAGTGTTACCCAAGCATACCTGGTTTGGAGACGACGGAACTGCTTCGACAATACCACCCAACCAGTCCTGGATCGGAAAAAGTGGAAGCCCTTCGACAATATCACCCAACCAATACTGGGTCGGAGACAGTGGAAGCTCTTCAAGAATATCACCCAACCAGTACTGGGTCGGAGACAGTGGAAGCTCTTCAACGATATCACCCAACCAATCCTGGTACGGGAACAGCAGTGCCTCCTCGAGAGTGTCGCCCAACCAGTCCTTGCTTGGGAGCAGCGGCAGTCCTGTCAGCAATGGATCCACTCACCTGAGCCCCTCTCTGATGCCGTGGTGGAGCTACTGGGAGCAGCACCCCAATATCTGCGCCCCTTTCTCCCCAGATCCGTTTGCTCTACGCTCGGCCACCCCTTCGCCACAGTCGTCTCAAGTCAAATCGTCCAGTCACTCCTCTTTAAGTGACTTCGTTGGCAACAGTCAGCCACCTGCATGGCAGGTGTCCCCTACCTGTTCAAGTGACCATGCCCAGACAAGGAAGACGGAGCCCCTGGGTTTCATTGATAGCCACTGCCACCTGGACATGCTGTACGGGAAGCTGGGCTTCCGTGGGACATTCCAGAGCTTCCGGACTCGGTACAGCAGCAGCTTCCCGGCGGATTTCCGCGGCTGCGTGGCAAACTTCTGTAACCCGCGCCTGACGGAGCTGGAGGGTTTATGGGAGGGTTTTCTGGGTGAGGAGCTGGTGTGGGGCGCGTTTGGATGCCACCCCCACTTCGCCAAGGACTACTGTGCCAAGCACGAGGAGATCATCCTGAGAGCTATGCGCCACCCTAAGGCAATAGCATTCGGAGAGATCGGCCTGGACTActctcacaaaaacaacacacagtaTAGCAAGCAGAAAGAG gTGTTCGAGAGGCAACTTCGGTTAGCTGTGTCCATGGGCAAGCCTCTGGTGATTCACTGTAGAGATGCAGATGACCATCTTATGGAGATCATGAAAAAGTGTGTCCCTCCAGACTACAAAATACACAG gcaTTGCTTCACTAACAAATTCTCTGTGATTGAGCCATTTCTAACGGAGTTCCCAAACCTGTGCGTTGGCTTTACGGGACTGGTAACGTATACGAGGGCTGCGGAGGTTAGGGACTCTGTGAGAAGAATCCCTCTGGATCGCATTCTGATGGAGACGGATAGCCCTTACTTCTTGCCacgacag gtgagcaagagtgtgtgtggctttgccCACCCTGGGATGGGTAAACACGTCTTGCAAGAGGTTAGCATGTTGAAGGGGAAGccactctccactgtcctgcAAGCAGTTCGTCAAAACACCATAAAAATCTACGGTATGTGA